One stretch of Verrucomicrobiales bacterium DNA includes these proteins:
- a CDS encoding type IV secretion system DNA-binding domain-containing protein, which yields MPIAVLLIVLGRLLLPRRSIRLSHLRGASLRNENQVAAIVQSAQEKTDPGIAIGKHRFPSEIANEHIAFVGATGSGKTVMQRLLMQSALPLIGTGQKHRAVIYDAKRDLLSLLGGMNLECQVHLLNPMDSRGEAWDTAADITTAPAAHQLARILIPANENDHNRFFPDAARSLLEATFLFLIRQHPGKWTLRQALLLVRNPKLLEQVLGSSSDTHDLLNLFEYKPTLQNIMAAVVTYLRPYQLIAAAWEHAPRKLSLTQWMKSESILIMGNDEGNRAAVDTLHRVLFYRIAELILSRPEGDGGQTWFFLDEIREAQKLDKLPQLLTQGRSKGARVVLGFQDIEGLRHVYQDKVANELVGQCATKVILRLNSPETASWASRVLGKEEVMESRRGTSRQLAPSLSQTVGQSTSHGISQRPLVLESELTELPKTSF from the coding sequence ATGCCGATCGCTGTGCTACTCATCGTTTTAGGAAGGTTACTCCTTCCTAGAAGATCCATCCGACTCTCCCATCTGCGGGGCGCATCCCTTCGAAACGAGAACCAAGTCGCCGCGATTGTCCAAAGCGCTCAGGAAAAGACCGACCCAGGCATCGCCATCGGAAAGCATCGCTTCCCCTCCGAAATTGCCAATGAGCACATAGCCTTTGTCGGAGCAACGGGTTCGGGGAAAACCGTTATGCAGCGGCTCCTCATGCAGAGCGCCCTGCCGCTCATCGGCACGGGTCAAAAGCACCGCGCTGTGATTTATGACGCTAAGCGCGACCTCTTAAGTCTCCTGGGCGGCATGAATCTAGAATGCCAGGTTCACCTGCTAAACCCGATGGATTCTCGCGGAGAGGCGTGGGATACGGCAGCAGATATTACCACCGCCCCGGCAGCCCACCAGCTTGCCCGAATCCTCATCCCTGCAAACGAGAATGACCACAACCGGTTTTTCCCTGATGCTGCGAGAAGCCTCCTGGAAGCGACGTTCCTGTTTCTCATTCGTCAGCACCCCGGCAAATGGACCCTTCGCCAGGCGCTGCTCTTGGTAAGGAACCCTAAGCTTTTGGAGCAGGTCTTGGGTTCAAGCTCAGACACCCACGACCTTTTGAACCTCTTTGAATACAAACCGACTCTCCAAAATATCATGGCAGCGGTGGTGACCTACCTTCGACCCTATCAGTTGATCGCCGCAGCCTGGGAACATGCACCCCGAAAACTAAGCCTCACCCAATGGATGAAATCCGAATCAATCCTCATCATGGGTAACGACGAGGGAAACCGCGCTGCTGTCGATACGCTTCACCGAGTGCTTTTTTACCGCATCGCGGAATTAATCTTGAGCCGCCCCGAAGGTGATGGCGGTCAGACCTGGTTTTTCTTGGATGAAATCCGCGAAGCTCAAAAATTAGACAAACTCCCTCAGCTTTTGACCCAGGGCCGCTCCAAAGGTGCCAGAGTGGTCCTTGGCTTTCAGGATATCGAAGGCCTCCGCCACGTCTACCAAGACAAGGTAGCCAATGAACTGGTCGGTCAATGTGCAACCAAGGTGATTCTAAGACTTAATAGCCCAGAGACCGCCTCCTGGGCTTCCAGGGTCTTGGGCAAAGAGGAGGTGATGGAGAGCCGCCGAGGAACCTCAAGGCAGCTTGCTC
- a CDS encoding CopG family transcriptional regulator, with product MRISIEVKAETAKQLQSLAAGKGVSVDELIRVYIPGISTSANHSQQEDQAAKIESFIAWAKSHSRSLPPLPSEAVSRKSYYED from the coding sequence ATGAGAATATCAATCGAAGTAAAGGCGGAGACGGCCAAACAACTGCAATCTCTGGCAGCGGGTAAAGGCGTGTCGGTGGATGAACTGATTCGTGTTTATATTCCCGGCATCTCCACCAGCGCTAACCATTCCCAGCAGGAGGATCAAGCTGCCAAGATTGAATCGTTCATCGCTTGGGCTAAAAGTCACTCACGCAGTTTGCCGCCACTTCCGAGCGAGGCGGTGAGTAGGAAGTCCTACTACGAAGATTGA
- a CDS encoding type II toxin-antitoxin system VapC family toxin: MATLVDTNILLRSIQPTDPLFGITLSALQILGCLTDRLAVVPQNMVEFWAVATRPRANNGLGLAPSEASVEIQKILSTFQFFPETPTIFDEWMKLVTAYAVSGKDTHDARILAAMKVHGIERILTFDEADFARYKGAITVLTPTSVVASQEVKSGF; the protein is encoded by the coding sequence ATGGCGACCCTGGTAGACACGAACATCCTGCTCCGCAGCATCCAACCAACCGATCCGCTCTTCGGCATAACGCTTTCAGCTCTTCAGATTCTCGGATGTCTCACGGATCGCCTCGCAGTGGTTCCCCAAAATATGGTCGAGTTTTGGGCCGTTGCCACAAGGCCTCGGGCCAACAACGGACTTGGTCTCGCTCCGAGCGAAGCATCCGTTGAGATCCAAAAGATCCTCAGCACCTTTCAATTCTTTCCCGAGACTCCCACCATCTTTGATGAGTGGATGAAATTGGTAACCGCATATGCCGTGAGCGGCAAGGACACTCATGATGCCAGGATTCTAGCAGCGATGAAGGTGCACGGTATCGAGAGGATATTGACCTTTGATGAAGCCGATTTCGCTCGCTACAAGGGCGCAATCACTGTCCTCACGCCGACAAGTGTCGTGGCTAGCCAAGAAGTTAAGTCCGGATTCTAA